In Mytilus galloprovincialis chromosome 1, xbMytGall1.hap1.1, whole genome shotgun sequence, the following are encoded in one genomic region:
- the LOC143046633 gene encoding WD repeat-containing protein 70-like → MADNVENKKSDLGPQKKPRSFDITAMFEEARKTAIERTHGNIEHHEDIESKKTTKADDCSSSSGSDSSDSSDSESDKTSGKVKIKTSSNDDEMIGPPLPPGFGPIVDDKLKQQSQKYDSEDDDSEEEEETLDQKIPSSHEISLNHGSKTVSALTLDPSGARLVTGGNDYQVKFFDFAGMDASLRYFRQIQPCESHPIRQLQYSSTGDKILVVSGNCKPKVLDRDGHEVLECMKGDPYINDVANTKGHTAMLNGGCWNPKVREEFMTCSNDASVRLWDVNTGCKKHKNIMKPKTQQGRKCIPTACCYSTDGRWIACGCQDGSIQIWDHNKNFINVGMVSRTAHMNGTDTSSLCFSYDDRVLASRGGDDTVKLWDIRNFKTPLVTRDGLTNFFPVTDCIFSPDDRMVVTGLSIKKGKGKLLFMDRQTLDTVTEIEISDSSVVRCLWHPRLNQIVVGSADGIVKLFYDPKKSHRGALLCVVKKPRESKQMQVLSKTQIITPYALPMFREARPTSTRKFEERQRKDPLKSRRPDLPITGPGEGGRLAEKGATLSQYVVQSMILKKPDKYESNPREAILRHAKEAAENPFWVDVAYQKTQPKKIFQQPQEEKGEDDDDHPLYKKHKMG, encoded by the exons ATGGCAGACAATGTGGAAAACAAAAAATCTGATTTAG gACCACAGAAGAAGCCAAGGTCCTTTGATATAACTGCCATGTTTGAAGAGGCTAGAAAAACAGCTATAGAGAGAACACATG GTAATATTGAACACCATGAAGACATAGAATCAAAGAAAACTACTAAAGCAGATGATTGCAGCAGTAGCTCAGGCAGTGATTCAAGTGACTCATCTGATTCTGAATCAGACAAAACTTCaggaaaagtcaaaataaaaacgAGTTCAAACGATGATGAAATGATTGGTCCCCCATTACCACCTGGATTTGGACCTATTGTAgatgataaattaaaacaacaaagtCAAAAATATGATTCTGAGGATGATGATTCAGAGGAAGAAGAAGAG ACTTTAGATCAAAAGATTCCATCTAGTCATGAAATAAGTCTTAATCATGGTTCTAAAACA GTATCAGCATTAACCTTGGATCCTTCTGGGGCCAGATTAGTGACAGGAGGCAATGATTATCAAGTTAAATTCTTTGATTTTGCTGGAATGGATGCTTCTTTACGGTACTTCAGACAAATCCAGCCATGTGAAAG TCATCCTATAAGACAGTTACAGTACAGTTCTACTGGTGATAAAATTCTGGTTGTGTCTGGTAACTGTAAGCCTAAAGTCTTAGATCGAGATGGTCATGAGGTGTTAGAGTGCATGAAAGGAGATCCATATATAAATGATGTAGCTAATACAAAG GGTCACACTGCAATGTTAAATGGTGGATGTTGGAACCCAAAAGTCAGAGAAGAGTTCATGACATGTTCAAATGATGC ATCTGTTAGACTTTGGGACGTAAATACAGGATGCAAAAAACATAAGAATATAATGAAACCTAAAACACAACAAGGGAGAAAATGTATTCCCACAGCTTGTTGTTATAGTACTGATGGACGATGGATAGCATGTGGCTGTCAGGATGGTTCCATACAAATATGGGACCATAATAaaaatttt ATTAATGTTGGAATGGTGAGCAGAACAGCACATATGAATGGTACAGACACTTCCAGTTTATGTTTTTCCTATGATGACAGGGTCTTAGCATCAAGGGGAG gtGACGATACTGTCAAATTATGGGACATAAGAAACTTCAAAACACCACTTGTAACCAGGGATGGATTGACAAACTTCTTTCCAGT cACTGACTGTATATTCAGTCCAGATGACAGAATGGTGGTAACTGgtttatcaattaaaaaaggTAAAGGCAAGCTGCTATTTATGGACAGGCAGACACTTGATACTGTGACAGAAATTGAAATATCAGACTCT AGTGTAGTAAGATGTTTATGGCATCCAAGGTTGAATCAAATAGTTGTTGGTAGTGCAGATGGCATTGTTAAGTTATTCTATGATCCAAAGAAAAGTCACAG AGGAGCACTGCTCTGTGTTGTTAAGAAACCTAGAGAGTCGAAACAGATGCAAGTGTTGTCAAAGACACAGATTATCACAC CATATGCCTTACCAATGTTCAGAGAAGCTAGACCTACAAGTACAAGGAAATTTGAAGAAAGACAACGCAAAGACCCTTTAAAATCTAGACGTCCAGATTTACCTATAACTGGACCAG GCGAAGGAGGACGATTAGCAGAAAAAGGAGCTACTTTGTCACAGTATGTTGTACAGAGTATGATACTGAAGAAACCAGATAAATATGAGAGTAATCCAAGGGAGGCTATCCTGAGACATGCTAAAGAAGCTGCAGAAAATCCTTTCTGGGTTGATGTAGCATATCAGAA GACACAACCtaagaaaatatttcaacaacCTCAGGAAGAAAAGGGAGAAGATGATGATGACCATCCTTtgtataaaaaacacaaaatgggATGA
- the LOC143046646 gene encoding alpha-1,3/1,6-mannosyltransferase ALG2-like — protein MVNLKVLFLHPDLGIGGAERAVIDAALALKSQGHQVHFVTSHHDINHCFQETRDGTLSVTTVGDWLPRGIFGRCQALCAYLRMLYAALFVVFSSPIEYDVIFCDQISACIYILKLFNAKVLFYCHFPDMLLTKRESLLKKWYRAPIDWLEEKTTGMADCVLVNSKFTAGIFNETFKSLSNVNPKVLYPIPNFKALDQPLETSADIIPPNKTTIFLSINRYERKKNLNLAVESFGMLQKKLGNNKGVHLIMAGGYDERVMENKEHYLELKELVHKLGLEDHVTFLRSFSDSDKRTLLSNCTCLLYTPDKEHFGIVPVEAMYIQCPVIAVQSGGPLETVEDGKTGFLCPPEPKSFMEAMEKFVSDKSLRKKMGSAGRKRVEERFSFNTFTKELNSVIEKVYNGSSSNSSVLLFTLALALLINICFAVLYVCIF, from the exons ATGGTGAACCTGAAAGTCCTCTTCTTGCATCCAGATCTTGGAATAGGTGGAGCAGAGAGGGCTGTCATAGATGCTGCTCTAGCCCTGAAATCTCAAGGTCATCAAGTTCACTTTGTGACTTCACACCATGATATAAATCATTGCTTTCAAGAAACAAGGGATGGAACTCTGTCTGTAACAACAGTTGGTGATTGGCTACCCAGGGGAATTTTTGGCAGGTGTCAAGCATTGTGTGCCTACTTGAGAATGTTGTATGCAGCCTTATTTGTGGTGTTCTCCTCTCCGATTGAGTATGATGTTATCTTCTGTGACCAGATATcagcatgtatatatattttaaaactttttaatgccAAAGTGTTATTTTACTGCCATTTCCCTGACATGCTTTTAACAAAGAGAGAAAGTCTACTAAAGAAATGGTACAGAGCTCCTATTGACTGGTTAGAAGAGAAAACAACTGGAATGGCTGATTGTGTCCTTGTCAACAGCAAATTTACTG CTGGTATATTTAATGAGACCTTTAAGTCTTTATCAAATGTGAATCCAAAGGTCTTGTACCCAATACCAAACTTTAAAGCCTTAGACCAGCCATTGGAAACATCTGCTGATATTATACCtccaaacaaaacaacaatattcCTGTCAATTAACAGATATGAAAGGAAGAAGAATCTCAACCTAGCAGTAGAATCATTTG gtATGCTACAGAAGAAACTAGGAAACAATAAAGGTGTACACTTAATAATGGCAGGAGGTTATGATGAAAGAGTAATGGAGAATAAAGAACATTATCTTGAATTAAAGGAGCTTGTTCACAAATTAGGACTGGAGGATCATGTTACATTTTTAAGATCATTTAGCGATTCAGATAAAAGAACACTGCTATCAAATTGTACATGCCTTCTATACACACCAGACAAGGAACATTTCGGTATAGTACCAGTTGAAGCTATGTATATACAGTGTCCTGTGATAGCTGTTCAAAGTGGTGGGCCTTTGGAGACTGTAGAGGATGGAAAAACTGGATTTTTATGTCCTCCTGAACCAAAGAGCTTTATGGAAGCAATGGAAAAATTTGTATCTGACAAGTCTTTGCGTAAAAAAATGGGAAGTGCTGGACGAAAACGAGTTGAAGAAAGATTTTCTTTTAATACATTTACAAAAGAATTGAATAGTGTAATAGAAAAGGTTTATAATGGGAGCTCAAGTAATTCAAgtgttttattgtttactttaGCTTTGGCTTTActcataaatatttgttttgctgttTTGTATGTATGTATCTTTTGA